In Brettanomyces nanus chromosome 3, complete sequence, a single genomic region encodes these proteins:
- a CDS encoding uncharacterized protein (BUSCO:EOG093419GS) produces the protein MTSEAFPTIDLSKYDQLTEGSATILFPKNKVFYNHVQQYNRDLSCLAIRAFTELYQEEKVLLRRKRNKQPVTDGAQPSTEDVTETLTKADAEEKAKKQPYAIVMEALSASGLRAIRYAKEIPLIKSIIANDLSAAAVDSINVNIQHNQVGNKVTSNHADAIQYMSQHKDEYHVIDLDPYGSAAPFLDSAMQAVKNGGMMLITCTDMGVLAGNGYPEKCFALYGGSNVGGDATHETALRLVLNMIATTGAKYRKSIEPLLCLSIDFYVRLFIRVHQSPIKVKELAYNTMMMSKCSGCYSVTEQRLGKISHNKNGSKKFGLATGASHIGPNCSFCGYVNHIGGPMWAGNLHNKDFIDRVLSLQAKADDKIYKTLPRIKGMLTMAKNELDAHFYFKPTSVSSVLKIPAPSIETFTGALGNLGYHASLSHTVPNSIKTDAPWETIWFIGKKLAEKCKLDKSKLSETTAGYKILSNDDVGKDIDLNKLKAESGSTDMEDSDWLFQRNEVSDQVNQLRRIKIVRFQENPTKNWGPKSRPK, from the coding sequence ATGACTTCGGAAGCTTTTCCTACTATAGATTTGTCAAAATATGACCAGCTAACAGAGGGATCTGCTACTATCCTATTTCCTAAAAACAAGGTCTTTTACAATCATGTGCAACAATATAACAGAGATCTAAGCTGCCTAGCCATTAGAGCTTTTACTGAATTGTatcaggaagaaaaagtctTGTTGAGACGGAAGAGAAATAAACAACCGGTAACAGATGGTGCTCAGCCTAGTACGGAAGACGTCACTGAAACATTGACGAAGGCGGATGCAGAGGAGAAGGCCAAAAAACAGCCTTATGCCATTGTTATGGAGGCATTGTCAGCATCAGGTTTGAGAGCTATACGATATGCTAAAGAGATTCCCCTTATCAAAAGTATCATTGCAAATGATTTGAGTGCTGCAGCAGTGGACTCAATTAATGTGAACATTCAGCACAATCAGGTCGGAAACAAGGTGACATCCAATCATGCGGATGCCATTCAATACATGTCACAACACAAAGACGAGTATCACgtgattgatttggatCCATACGGATCGGCAGCTCCTTTTCTAGACTCGGCCATGCAGGCAGTCAAGAACGGAGGCATGATGCTTATCACGTGTACAGATATGGGAGTTTTAGCCGGTAACGGTTACCCCGAGAAGTGCTTTGCGCTATATGGAGGATCTAATGTTGGAGGAGATGCTACTCATGAGACAGCACTCAGGCTTGTTCTCAATATGATAGCCACAACTGGTGCCAAGTACAGGAAGTCCATCGAGCCTTTACTGTGCTTGTCGATTGACTTTTATGTGAGATTATTCATTAGGGTTCATCAATCTCCCATCAAGGTGAAAGAGTTGGCCTACAAtacaatgatgatgtccAAATGCTCTGGCTGCTACTCGGTCACAGAGCAACGATTGGGTAAGATCAGCCATAATAAAAATGGTAGCAAAAAGTTTGGACTAGCCACAGGTGCTTCGCATATTGGACCTAATTGCAGCTTTTGTGGCTATGTCAATCACATTGGAGGGCCAATGTGGGCTGGAAATTTGCATAATAAAGATTTCATTGATAGAGTATTGTCTTTACAGGCCAAAGCAGATGATAAGATATACAAGACATTACCTAGGATAAAGGGAATGCTCACCATGGCTAAGAATGAATTGGATGCACATTTCTACTTCAAGCCGACGTCGGTTTCCTCTGTTTTAAAAATACCTGCACCTTCTATAGAGACTTTTACTGGAGCATTAGGAAACTTGGGATATCATGCATCGTTATCACATACTGTCCCCAACTCCATTAAGACAGATGCTCCCTGGGAGACGATCTGGTTTATCGGTAAGAAACTAGCAGAGAAATGCAAGCTGGACAAATCCAAATTGAGTGAAACAACTGCAGGTTACAAAATCTTGTCCAACGATGACGTTGGAAAAGATATAGATctcaacaagttgaaagcCGAGTCAGGAAGTACTGATATGGAGGATTCTGATTGGTTGTTCCAGAGAAATGAAGTGAGTGACCAAGTGAATCAGttgagaagaatcaaaATCGTGCGTTTCCAGGAAAACCCAACTAAGAACTGGGGACCGAAATCAAGACCCAAATAA